The region AACACCGAGGTCAAGTTCGCCAACGGCAACTGGACGCCGAACCTCACCCTGCCGGCGACCGCGGGCGATCGCGACCGCATCAGCGTCATTTCCGATGCCACCTGGTTGGCGACCATCGGCAACCAGAACCTGGCCACGACCGGTACGTTGAAGTTGTTTCCGGGTGCGCGCTACGACTTTATTTTCATCAAGGAAAATAATCACTGGGCACTGCAGTCGAGCCCGAATGTCCTGCTAACGCCCAACACCCTCGGCAGCGACCAGTTACCCGACATGCGCACACCGCTCGTGCGTTTCAATACGCTCGACGGAAACTGGTCGAAGAAGATCTTCCTGCCGGTCAACGCGCAAGCGGGCGATGAAGTGATCGTCAAGAGCGACGCCACGTTCGGCTTCGAGGTGACCGGGCAAAGCACCGCCTTCGGCACGCTACCGGTCAGCACCGGCGAGACCGTGCGATTCGTCCGCGACAGCGCCGGGCGCTGGGCCCAGGACACGCGCATCATCACCATACTGTTGACCTATAGCGACCGGGCCGTTGCGCGGGTCGGCGAGATCGGGGAAAAAATGCGCCTGCTCGAAGGCCTGCGATTGACCAACGAGGCATTGGAGAACTCCAAGGCGAATTTCTACGCCAAATCGGTCGGCTTCCTTAAGCACCAGCTCGCGGAAACCAGCCTGTCGGATGCCCTTAACGCGGCGCAGACCGATCAGACGGTCCTGGCTGCCCGCCAGCAACTCGGCGCCGATGCCTTCTACTACGAGGACTACTACAACGCGACCGCGGCGTCGTGTGGGCTCGGCGTCCTGTCGGTGACGCAACGAGAAGCCATGGTAGGCATCGGCGCCCTGGAATGCGGCACGACCATCCTGCGTCATGAGCTGGCCCACAACATGGGCATCGCCCATGCCAACGAGAACAACGGCGCCACGGCCTACGCGAAGGGCTATCACATGACCAAGGAAATCATGAACGACAACGTGATTCCGTATTACTCGAACCCGCGTATCTACACGCCCGACTATGGTGTCGCGATGGGCATCGAGAACGAAATCGATGCGGTGCGCGCCATGAACGAGCGCTCCAAGACCGTTTCCGAGTTCTATTGACCGTTTCGATCACGAACCGCCCGGCAGGCCATCGTGGCCTGCCGGGCAGGTCCGCCAGTCAATCGCGAGGACAGCCATGCACGTTCAACGAAACCAGGCTCTGATCATGGGGCTCGTCCTGACCGGCGCAGCGACGGTCGGCCTGTTGTTGCACTTCCGGGCGGATCCGTCGACCGCGAGCGGCAGCCTGCAGGACTCGAGTTATGCCCCACCCGGCATCGCTGGGTCGGAGCAAAGCGGCGCGTCCGCCTCGCATCGCAACGACGATATCGAACGCCTCGTTTCCAGGCGCAGCACGTTCTCCCTGGACAGGACGAAACTGCAGGCCGCGCTCAGCAAGAAGGCCGTCCTGCAACTGGCCGACCCCGACAAGGTGATTGCAGGCAGCCTTCGCCCATCAGCCAAACAGATCTCCGATGGGCGCCAATTCATCGCCTATGACCCCTACGTCATCGAGTCCAAGGCGGTCGGCGACGATATCGAGATCTATCTACCAAACATCGGCCTGACCGCGCACGGCGTGATCGACAACATCGAAGTCAACGGCGACATCATCCGTTGGTCCGGACGCTTCGAAGACTTCAACTCGACCCAGAGCAGCTTCTCGATCAGTCAGACCATGATCGACCAGTACGTGCTCGGGGTGTTCGAGACGCCGATGGGCACGTTCAATCTCGAAGCCAAGAACGGCCTGGGCTGGATCGTGGACCAAGGTACGGACTTCCATCTTCCGGCCGATGGCAAGGACTATGTCGAGTCCAAGGGCAAGCGCTGAGTCTGCCCACCGCACGGCACGACCCACCGCACAGGAAGCGCGCTTCCTGCCTTTTCTTTTAGCGGTGCGGGCAAATCGCGCCGATCGCACCCTATTCAGTCCAGGTAGGCCGGGAACACCGGCAGCGCCCGGAAGTCGTCGACCGAATGCTGGATCACCACGCGGGCCTGCTGGTTCTTCACGATGCGCTCGATGCGATCCATCGACGCCAGAGTCTCGCTACGGCTGACATTGAACACCGGCATGCGCTTCTCGGCGCGGTTCTCGTGCGAGTGAAACAGATCGCCGGTCAGCAGGACATGACCCGAACGCGGTAGCCGAAGCATCAGCACCTGGTGCCCCGGCGTGTGGCCCGGCGCCTTCAGCAAGCGCACGCTGCCGTCGCCGAACACGTCGTGATCGCCGTCGATGAGCACGGTGGCGGCCTGCGCCAGGGTTTCGATCAATTTGAGGTTGGTGCGCGGCGGCGCCGGCACGGACTGGATCCATTCCAATTCTTTACGATTCACGATCCAGGTCGCCCGCTTCAATGCATTCGCGTTGCCGAGATGATCGCCATGGCCGTGCGAGAAGGCGAAATAGTCGACGTCGTCGAAACTCAGCCCCAGTTGTTGGAGCTGCGCCGCAACCGGGGTCTCGACGATGGCTCGGTAGAGGGGAAGCTGGGTCCCGCCGGCGGGTTCGGCGTAGCGGTCGCCCAGGCCCGCCTCCCACAGCAGGTCGCCCTTCGGGTGGCGAATCAGAAAACACGGCGTCATCAGGGTACCGGGGTGGCCGTCGTACTCTCCGGTATCGGCGAACGGCGCGAGATCCGCGAACTGCGCGCGGCCGCAATCCATGGCGTAGAGCTTGACGGCGGGCTCGGCCGCCTGGGCTTGCGAGAACACAGCGGACAATACGACCGGCAACACAAAGCGCTTCAGCAACGAGGTCATGACGTTGATCCGAATGAGACGACGGGTTTGGGTTATGCGGTGAAAGCGGCCCTTGCGCGTCAGGCGCGTCGACCGCGCTTGGCCTGCCTTTGTTCGATCAGCATCCGGGCGACTTCTTTCGCGGACGAGGACGCCGCCGCCGAGCCGGTGCGCAGCGCAGTGACGATCGCACCGTCGATCAGCATCATCAATTGGTTCGCCAGATCGCCGGCCGGGCGTATCTGCGCATCCACGAGCAGGCGTTCGAGATAGGCGGTGACTTGTTGCTTGTGGTCGTTGGCGACCGCATGGCCGGCGTGATCGCGGTCGGCCAGTTCGACGATCGAGTTGATGAAGATGCAGCCGCGGAAACCGCTGCTGTTCAAGCGTTCGCTCAGCGCATCGAAGACCGCCAACGGGCGCGTGCCGGGGTCGCCGGACAACCGATCGACCGCATCGGCCAACCATTGCCGCCAGGCCGAACCGAGTTGAGTCAGAACTTCGGCGACCAGATCGTTCTTGGAAGGGAAATGCTTGTAGAAGCTGGCCTTGGCGACGCCGGACTGGTCGATGATCGTGTCGATA is a window of Lysobacter antibioticus DNA encoding:
- the cpaA gene encoding metalloendopeptidase CpaA, giving the protein MKRLCIGLFATLFAINAAATDLSPSAVGGGDIPGDYASIDFYISKDDWASTLTLSNSAADQSTVTIHSSTGKTSNLIAGNTDYPLTSMTIYKDDHVTFVYQAAKQRWVVTAPSYTPNSNGGSGSIPSPAVGKYTRFDIADGDWAQAITLPASAPDNSVLAVGSTASWGSKISSQNLQFASTFNLRAGDQYVFVYQTKFQRWFSVKTPVTALNAGSIGTQMPAPVVPNTEVKFANGNWTPNLTLPATAGDRDRISVISDATWLATIGNQNLATTGTLKLFPGARYDFIFIKENNHWALQSSPNVLLTPNTLGSDQLPDMRTPLVRFNTLDGNWSKKIFLPVNAQAGDEVIVKSDATFGFEVTGQSTAFGTLPVSTGETVRFVRDSAGRWAQDTRIITILLTYSDRAVARVGEIGEKMRLLEGLRLTNEALENSKANFYAKSVGFLKHQLAETSLSDALNAAQTDQTVLAARQQLGADAFYYEDYYNATAASCGLGVLSVTQREAMVGIGALECGTTILRHELAHNMGIAHANENNGATAYAKGYHMTKEIMNDNVIPYYSNPRIYTPDYGVAMGIENEIDAVRAMNERSKTVSEFY
- the cpaB gene encoding metalloprotease secretion chaperone CpaB, which encodes MHVQRNQALIMGLVLTGAATVGLLLHFRADPSTASGSLQDSSYAPPGIAGSEQSGASASHRNDDIERLVSRRSTFSLDRTKLQAALSKKAVLQLADPDKVIAGSLRPSAKQISDGRQFIAYDPYVIESKAVGDDIEIYLPNIGLTAHGVIDNIEVNGDIIRWSGRFEDFNSTQSSFSISQTMIDQYVLGVFETPMGTFNLEAKNGLGWIVDQGTDFHLPADGKDYVESKGKR
- a CDS encoding N-acyl homoserine lactonase family protein, whose protein sequence is MTSLLKRFVLPVVLSAVFSQAQAAEPAVKLYAMDCGRAQFADLAPFADTGEYDGHPGTLMTPCFLIRHPKGDLLWEAGLGDRYAEPAGGTQLPLYRAIVETPVAAQLQQLGLSFDDVDYFAFSHGHGDHLGNANALKRATWIVNRKELEWIQSVPAPPRTNLKLIETLAQAATVLIDGDHDVFGDGSVRLLKAPGHTPGHQVLMLRLPRSGHVLLTGDLFHSHENRAEKRMPVFNVSRSETLASMDRIERIVKNQQARVVIQHSVDDFRALPVFPAYLD
- a CDS encoding TetR/AcrR family transcriptional regulator codes for the protein MATRKLPAEGIVLSVDIDRPVCIFPTMKSAEPVPPPPRERILAVASQLFYAHGIRAVGIDTIIDQSGVAKASFYKHFPSKNDLVAEVLTQLGSAWRQWLADAVDRLSGDPGTRPLAVFDALSERLNSSGFRGCIFINSIVELADRDHAGHAVANDHKQQVTAYLERLLVDAQIRPAGDLANQLMMLIDGAIVTALRTGSAAASSSAKEVARMLIEQRQAKRGRRA